One Cryobacterium sp. CG_9.6 genomic region harbors:
- a CDS encoding recombinase XerD produces MRNDISALFDLEARPNAPLHTLRETLVTADRPESIYTWMRNPKVRTTLAQLGADEGSLTHDTLDQLPTSRHIDHLRAILVDAHLLPQRDEALQRFERWLAEKLEPLPVDLGKPVERFATWHHLRSIRRKSSATTNSQSSVHNAKQEITAAIAFLTWLHDEHGRTLNQCRQAHVDLWLAAGPTTRFTVRNFLVVAMKERLVPPLIVPHRKSKSTRKMTHEDRIEWIRRCLVEEPDTVAFRTAAMLLVLYAQPLSRVASLQIDAITDVEGDLHLTFNEIPVLILEPFAELVRTHLAHRAPSRTRDVETSPWLFPGGQAGTHINHSYLMTKIRDLGINLLAAKNRALDDLVTEMPPPLVADLLGYSYQVTTQHAASAGDTFAHYPTLHR; encoded by the coding sequence TTGCGCAACGACATCAGCGCGCTCTTCGATCTAGAAGCTCGTCCCAACGCCCCGCTACACACTCTTCGCGAGACCCTCGTCACGGCCGATCGCCCAGAAAGCATCTACACCTGGATGCGGAATCCCAAAGTTCGCACGACGCTCGCTCAACTCGGGGCGGACGAAGGATCACTCACGCATGACACCCTCGATCAGCTCCCCACCAGCCGACACATCGACCATCTGAGGGCCATCCTCGTCGACGCCCATCTCCTCCCCCAACGTGACGAAGCACTACAACGGTTCGAACGCTGGTTGGCCGAAAAACTGGAGCCATTGCCCGTAGATCTGGGCAAGCCGGTCGAGCGGTTCGCTACGTGGCACCACCTGCGCAGCATCCGACGGAAAAGCTCCGCAACGACGAACAGCCAGAGCTCCGTGCACAACGCCAAGCAAGAGATCACCGCGGCCATCGCATTCCTGACCTGGCTACATGACGAGCACGGGCGAACACTGAACCAGTGTCGGCAAGCGCATGTCGACCTCTGGCTCGCAGCCGGTCCCACGACACGATTCACCGTCCGGAACTTCTTAGTCGTTGCCATGAAAGAGCGACTCGTTCCGCCGCTCATCGTCCCCCATCGAAAGTCAAAATCAACGCGCAAGATGACTCACGAGGACAGAATTGAATGGATCCGACGCTGCCTCGTCGAGGAACCCGACACCGTCGCATTCCGAACCGCCGCCATGCTACTCGTCCTCTACGCACAGCCCCTCAGCCGCGTCGCTTCCCTACAAATCGACGCAATCACCGACGTTGAAGGTGACCTGCACCTCACCTTCAACGAGATACCTGTCCTCATCCTCGAACCATTCGCAGAACTCGTCCGAACGCATCTCGCCCACCGCGCACCATCACGGACTCGGGACGTCGAAACCAGCCCCTGGCTATTTCCCGGCGGCCAAGCCGGCACCCATATCAATCACTCCTACCTCATGACCAAGATCCGTGACCTCGGGATCAACCTACTGGCCGCGAAGAATCGGGCCCTCGACGACCTCGTGACCGAGATGCCACCGCCACTCGTCGCTGACCTACTCGGCTACAGCTATCAGGTGACGACGCAGCACGCAGCCTCCGCCGGAGACACGTTCGCGCACTACCCGACACTCCACCGCTGA
- a CDS encoding ATP-binding protein encodes MPPTDPERSILGKNDDGRRFLLERSGEVNTTPVPKTGMAAFQTTREHRRFTEFADTVRAHRYIGLCWGPPGVGKTLSARHYAGTDDWEQWQTIFEDDFGPVPPRVLEAHTAFFTPSVAATIREIDRGLPTACQRISFAIDYHEHGLVDPYVYTQSRSSGRTELLIIDEADRLKTTGLEQVRDYFDRHNMGVILIGMPGIEKRFARYPQLYSRIGFAHEYKPLTPDELTAVLSNRLPAGNVTDDGGIGHATAIATIVRMTGGNFRLVDRLVTQIERIQKLNKLDGLTPEVVDAARQALLIGH; translated from the coding sequence ATGCCACCGACTGACCCCGAGCGCAGCATCCTCGGCAAAAACGACGACGGCCGACGATTCCTCCTGGAACGATCCGGCGAGGTCAACACCACCCCGGTCCCCAAGACCGGAATGGCGGCGTTCCAAACAACGCGGGAGCACCGCCGGTTCACCGAGTTCGCGGACACCGTGCGCGCCCACCGCTACATCGGCCTCTGCTGGGGGCCACCCGGCGTGGGAAAAACCCTGTCGGCCCGGCACTACGCCGGCACCGACGACTGGGAGCAATGGCAAACCATCTTTGAAGACGACTTCGGCCCGGTGCCTCCGCGGGTTCTCGAAGCACACACTGCCTTCTTCACCCCCAGCGTCGCCGCGACGATCCGAGAAATCGACCGCGGCCTACCCACCGCCTGCCAACGAATCTCCTTCGCCATCGATTACCACGAGCACGGCCTCGTCGACCCTTACGTCTATACCCAGTCCCGCTCCAGTGGGCGCACCGAACTGCTCATAATCGACGAAGCCGACCGCCTCAAAACAACAGGCCTCGAGCAAGTTCGCGATTACTTCGACCGACACAACATGGGCGTCATCCTGATCGGCATGCCCGGCATTGAGAAACGCTTCGCCCGCTACCCGCAGCTCTACAGCCGCATCGGATTTGCACACGAATACAAACCACTCACCCCCGACGAACTCACCGCCGTGCTCAGCAACCGCCTCCCGGCAGGAAATGTGACGGATGATGGCGGCATCGGCCACGCCACCGCCATCGCCACAATTGTCCGAATGACCGGTGGGAACTTCCGCCTCGTCGACCGCCTCGTCACGCAGATCGAACGAATCCAGAAGCTCAACAAGCTCGACGGGCTCACCCCGGAAGTTGTCGACGCCGCCCGCCAAGCCCTACTCATCGGCCACTAA
- a CDS encoding Mu transposase C-terminal domain-containing protein: MKLALLRQHDGGVPWARIAAESGVPVRTLTRWSTGYRADPSSRALERPRRGDRGTRRIAPELVEVVEALALRRPEPTAAFIHRRVGDIAHDRGLAVPSYTTVRTIIAGLDPGLRTLAQHGDAAYRDRFELVFRRNASRPNEQWQVDHTLLDVAVLDKTGVPVRPWLTIVLDDYSRAIAGYTVFLGAPTAEQTALALHQAINRKANSGWPVCGLPDVLYSDHGSDFTSARLERVCLDTHIQLIHSRVGVPQGRGKIERFYGTVTTELLPHLPGHIPHGTNGTSITPATLALRQLDEILERFIVDDYNHRPHSETHKAPSQLWAASGFIPRSPARPEDLDLLLLSAAATRKVQRDGIQFASTRYVSPVLAAYVGEQVTVRFNPRDAGEIRVYFDEAFLCRAIAPELASESVSLQDLQAVRAKRRRDLKQQLRQRQSLADALPGDTRYLPIDPDEGDKDEPAPPPAPAPRKGLRLYATD, encoded by the coding sequence ATGAAACTCGCACTTCTGCGTCAACACGACGGCGGCGTTCCCTGGGCCCGGATCGCTGCCGAGTCCGGAGTGCCGGTCCGCACTCTCACCCGTTGGTCGACCGGGTATCGGGCTGATCCGAGCTCGCGCGCTCTGGAACGTCCCCGCCGAGGCGACCGAGGTACACGAAGGATCGCCCCCGAGCTGGTGGAGGTCGTGGAAGCTCTCGCCTTGCGCCGGCCGGAGCCGACGGCGGCGTTCATTCATCGCCGTGTCGGTGACATCGCCCACGACCGGGGACTTGCGGTGCCGAGCTACACCACCGTCCGAACGATCATCGCCGGACTTGACCCGGGCCTTCGCACCCTTGCCCAGCACGGGGATGCCGCCTACCGGGACCGGTTCGAGTTGGTGTTCCGCCGAAACGCGAGCCGCCCGAATGAGCAGTGGCAGGTCGATCACACCCTCCTCGATGTCGCCGTCCTTGACAAGACCGGCGTCCCCGTCCGGCCTTGGCTGACGATCGTCCTCGATGACTACTCTCGAGCGATCGCCGGGTACACCGTCTTCCTCGGCGCCCCCACGGCGGAACAGACCGCCCTCGCCCTGCATCAGGCTATCAACAGGAAAGCGAACTCCGGCTGGCCCGTCTGCGGCCTGCCCGACGTGCTGTACAGCGACCACGGTTCGGACTTCACCTCCGCCCGACTGGAACGCGTATGCCTTGACACCCACATTCAGCTAATCCACTCCCGAGTCGGCGTCCCGCAGGGACGCGGGAAGATCGAACGGTTCTACGGAACCGTCACCACCGAGCTCCTCCCGCACTTGCCCGGGCACATCCCGCACGGAACAAATGGCACCTCCATCACCCCAGCAACCCTGGCTCTCCGGCAACTCGACGAGATCCTCGAACGATTCATCGTCGACGACTACAACCATCGTCCGCACTCAGAAACTCACAAAGCGCCCTCACAACTATGGGCGGCGTCAGGTTTCATCCCCCGAAGCCCCGCACGTCCCGAGGACCTCGATCTGCTCCTTCTTAGTGCCGCGGCCACCAGGAAAGTGCAACGAGACGGCATCCAGTTCGCGTCCACCCGGTACGTCTCACCGGTCCTCGCCGCCTATGTCGGGGAGCAGGTGACTGTCCGCTTCAATCCACGCGACGCAGGCGAGATCCGTGTCTACTTCGACGAGGCCTTCCTCTGTCGAGCTATCGCTCCCGAGCTGGCCTCAGAGTCCGTCTCACTCCAGGACCTGCAAGCCGTCCGCGCCAAGCGGCGGCGAGACCTGAAACAGCAGCTCCGACAACGCCAGAGTCTTGCCGACGCTCTTCCCGGCGACACCCGATACCTACCCATCGACCCCGACGAGGGTGACAAGGACGAGCCTGCGCCGCCACCTGCGCCCGCCCCGCGAAAAGGATTGCGTCTTTATGCCACCGACTGA